In Dryobates pubescens isolate bDryPub1 chromosome 31, bDryPub1.pri, whole genome shotgun sequence, one DNA window encodes the following:
- the ADAMTSL5 gene encoding ADAMTS-like protein 5 produces MPSRPGPPRPATGTPSRARAAGTPGTKALHGLGEGSRRSRSPRGTPGCESPALGTSALVPEPPAPARSQGPWGPWGPWSSCSSSCGDGVALRARRCLRSAEEEQCPGDPRQYRLCQLQDCPSGSVPFRAMQCSLYDNKPVLGTPARYHWVPFHGAPNVCDLNCLAAGHNFYYTFGRVLDGTRCSPGSPDLCVGGRCLSAGCDGILGSGSRPDACGRCGGGHRECHFVHRLFQGAEPPSGYFGYMNVTKIPAGATHIKVTDKSRNYLALMRSDGRYVLNGGWSIAWPGPYEVAGTQLLYTRTPDGTETLEVPGPTDEDLHVMVLLQEPNPGIEYQFWLPHGHTQLGRANSSPLRQPQPRGAGSPPPPQPPVTPAPLPPRQSGGFATEPPPRSPPGQDETRAATGRCGRCRPAKGRSQRVWHFCHSDFVFQGRILARRSVGRETRYEVEVKSRYRQRFPLVSREYLWVPNACGCPPLREGGEYLLMAWRHVNHEQTLNRILLPTEGYARPWTPREERLVRGAARSCPQPP; encoded by the exons ATGCCCTCTCGTCccggccccccccgccccgccacCGGGACACCGAGCCGGGCCCGAGCCGCTGGGACACCCGGGACGAAAGCGCTGCATGGCCTCGGGGAGGGGTCCCGGAGGTCCCGTTCCCCACGGGGGACCCCAGGGTGCGAG agcccagccctggggacgtCGGCGCTGGTCCccgagcccccagcccctgctcgcTCCCAGGGGCCCTGGGGGCCCTGGGGACCTtggagctcctgctccagctcctgcggGGACGGCGTGGCCCTGCGCGCCCGGAGGTGCCTGCG gtctgctgaggaggagcagtgcCCTGGGGACCCCCGGCAGTACcgcctctgccagctccag gaCTGTCCCAGCGGCTCGGTGCCCTTCCGTGCCATGCAGTGCTCCCTCTACGACAACAAACCCGTCCTGGGCACACCAGCCCGGTACCACTGGGTGCCCTTCCACGGAG cccccaACGTCTGCGACCTGAACTGCTTGGCCGCGGGGCACAACTTCTACTACACCTTCGGGCGGGTGCTGGACGGGACCCGCTGCAGCCCGGGCTCCCCTGACCTCTGCGTCGGTGGGCGCTGCCTG AGCGCCGGCTGCGACGGGATCCTGGGCTCGGGCTCCCGGCCCGACGCCTGCGGGCGGTGCGGCGGCGGCCACCGCGAGTGCCACTTCGTGCATCGGCTCTTCCAGGGCGCGGAGCCCCCCTCCG GTTATTTTGGGTACATGAACGTGACCAAGATCCCGGCCGGGGCCACCCACATCAAGGTGACAGACAAGAGCCGCAACTACCTCG CCCTGATGAGGAGCGATGGGCGCTACGTGCTCAACGGAGGCTGGTCCATAGCCTGGCCGGGGCCGTACGAGgtggctggcacccagctgcttTACACCCGCACCCCCGACGGCACCGAGACCCTGGAGGTGCCCGGACCCACCGATGAGGATCTGCACGTGATG GTTCTGCTGCAGGAACCCAACCCCGGCATCGAGTACCAGTTCTGGCTGCCCCACGGGCACACCCAGCTCGGCCGTGCCAACTCCAGCCCCCTgcggcagccccagccccggggggctggcagccccccacccccgcagcccccggtgaccccagccccgctgccaccACGTCAGTCCGGGGGCTTCGCCACGGAGCCGCCGCCGAGAAGCCCTCCCGGCCAGGATGAGACCAGGGCTGCCACAG GGCGATGCGGGAGGTGCCGCCCGGCCAAGGGACGCTCCCAGCGCGTTTGGCACTTCTGCCACAGCGATTTCg TCTTCCAGGGCCGGATCCTGGCGCGGCGCTCGGTGGGGCGGGAGACGCGTTACGAGGTGGAGGTGAAGAGCCGGTACCGGCAGCGCTTCCCGCTGGTCTCCCGGGAATACCTGTGGGTGCCCAACGCCTGCGGCTGCCCCCCGCTGCGGGAGGGGGGCGAGTACCTGCTGATGGCCTGGCGGCACGTCAACCACGAGCAGACCCTCAACCGCATCCTGCTGCCGACCGAGGGCTACGCCCGGCCCTGGACTCCCCGTGAGGAGCGGCTGGTGCGGGGAGCAGCccgcagctgcccccagcccccctga